A genomic stretch from Chelmon rostratus isolate fCheRos1 chromosome 14, fCheRos1.pri, whole genome shotgun sequence includes:
- the LOC121617643 gene encoding olfactory receptor 5B17-like → MENETVNIDVLQLEGLKVSPESSIPVFILFLLIYIFIMVSNIGLVVLIFTEKSLHQPMYLLFCNMSINDVLGATTVIPRLLSDIFVPGTNRSIHYIDCVIQAFCSHLHGATSHTVLMIMAVDRYVAICNPLRYTTIMTKRMVVKLSVSAWAVTFVLIAITVGLSVRLSRCRRVVFNPFCDNPSLFKLSCENLIINHIYGLITAMGTLFVSLCSVMLTYMRIAMVCLSSKNKALNSKALQTCATHLVVYIILLVSGAIIIILHRFSRLSDHRKLASILFHVVPPAMNTVIYGVQIKAVRQKIFIIFTRNTMNVTRANRSEVTGQTNSSSSPPDDRNKNEEDYVARTGVTGAHTLEAHLVYSKVLQRRIRPIVEPWIQEDHPGRGTLDQLYTL, encoded by the exons atGGAGAATGAAACAGTCAATATCGATGTTCTACAGCTGGAGGGATTAAAGGTCAGCCCAGAGTCCTCAATTCctgtcttcatcctcttcctcctcatctacATCTTCATCATGGTGTCCAACATCGGCCTCGTAGTCCTGATCTTCACCGAGAAGAGCCTCCACCAGCCCATGTATCTGCTCTTCTGCAACATGAGCATTAATGATGTTTTGGGGGCCACAACTGTCATTCCTCGTTTGCTGAGTGACATTTTTGTTCCGGGCACTAACCGGTCCATCCATTACATCGACTGTGTCATTCAGGCCTTTTGTTCTCACCTTCACGGAGCCACCTCACACACTGTGCTCATGATCATGGCTGTTGATCGATATGTGGCCATCTGCAACCCTCTGCGATATACCACCATCATGACTAAGAGGATGGTGGTGAAGCTGTCGGTGTCGGCCTGGGCAGTGACCTTTGTCTTGATTGCCATCACTGTAGGCCTCAGCGTGCGCCTGTCCCGCTGCAGGCGGGTTGTCTTCAACCCGTTCTGCGACAACCCCTCCTTATTCAAGCTGTCTTGTGAAAACCTTATCATCAACCACATCTACGGATTGATCACTGCGATGGGGACACTGTTCGTGTCCCTGTGCAGTGTAATGCTCACCTACATGAGGATTGCCATGGTGTGTTTAAGCAGTAAAAACAAGGCTCTGAACAGCAAAGCGCTGCAGACCTGCGCCACCCACCTGGTTGTGTACATCATCCTGCTTGTGTCAGgcgccatcatcatcatcctccatcGTTTTTCTCGCTTATCAGATCACAGGAAGCTGGCATCCATCTTGTTTCACGTGGTCCCTCCTGCCATGAACACTGTTATATATGGAGTGCAAATCAAAGCGGTCAGACAAAAGATTTTCATCATATTTACAAGGAATACAATGAATGTGACAAGA gcaaacaggtccgAGGTGACGGGTCAGACTAACAGCAGTTCCAGCCCCCcagatgacagaaataaaaatgaggaagaCTATGTTGCCCGGACTGGTGTTACTGGGGCCCACACCCTGGAGGCCCACTTGGTCTATTCCAAGGTACTGcagaggagaattcggccgatagtcgaaccttGGATTCAGGAGGATCAccctggtcgtggaacactggaccagctctacaccctctaG
- the LOC121617642 gene encoding olfactory receptor 5B17-like, with protein MENETVNIDVLQLEGLKVSPESSIPVFILFLLIYIFIMVSNIGLVVLIFTEKSLHQPMYLLFCNMSINDVLGATTVIPRLLSDIFVPGTNRSIHYIDCVIQAFCSHLHGATSHTVLMIMAVDRYLAICNPLRYATIMTKRMVVKLSVSAWAVTFVLVAIAVGLSVRLSRCRRVVFNPFCDNPSLFKLSCENLIINHIYGLITAMGTLFMSLCSVMLTYMRIAMVCLSSKNKALNSKALQTCATHLVVYIILLVSGAIIIILHRFPRLSDHRKLASILFHVVPPAMNTVIYGVQIKAVREKIFIIFTRNTMNVTRANRSEVTGQTKSSSRAPDDRNKNEEDYVARTGVTGAHTLEAHLVYSKVLQRRIRPIVEPWIQEDHPGRGTLDQLYTLRRVL; from the exons atGGAGAATGAAACAGTCAATATCGATGTTCTACAGCTGGAGGGATTAAAGGTCAGCCCAGAGTCCTCAATTCctgtcttcatcctcttcctcctcatctacATCTTCATCATGGTGTCCAACATCGGCCTCGTAGTCCTGATCTTCACCGAGAAGAGCCTCCACCAGCCCATGTATCTGCTCTTCTGCAACATGAGCATTAATGATGTTTTGGGGGCCACAACTGTCATTCCTCGTTTGCTGAGTGACATTTTTGTTCCGGGCACTAACCGGTCCATCCATTACATCGACTGTGTCATTCAGGCCTTTTGTTCTCACCTTCACGGAGCCACCTCACACACTGTGCTCATGATCATGGCTGTTGATCGATATTTGGCCATCTGCAACCCTCTGCGATATGCCACCATCATGACTAAGAGGATGGTGGTGAAGCTGTCGGTGTCGGCCTGGGCAGTGACCTTTGTCTTGGTTGCCATCGCTGTAGGCCTCAGCGTGCGCCTGTCCCGCTGCAGGCGGGTTGTCTTCAACCCGTTCTGCGACAACCCCTCCTTATTCAagctgtcctgtgaaaaccttATCATCAACCACATCTACGGATTGATCACTGCGATGGGGACGTTGTTCATGTCCCTGTGCAGTGTAATGCTCACCTACATGAGGATTGCCATGGTGTGTTTAAGCAGTAAAAACAAGGCTCTGAACAGCAAAGCGCTGCAGACCTGCGCCACCCACCTGGTTGTGTACATCATCCTGCTTGTGTCAGgcgccatcatcatcatcctccatcGTTTTCCTCGCTTATCAGATCACAGGAAGCTGGCATCCATCTTGTTTCACGTGGTCCCTCCTGCCATGAACACTGTTATATATGGAGTGCAAATCAAAGCGGTCAGAGAAAAGATTTTCATCATATTTACAAGGAATACAATGAATGTGACAAGA gcaaacaggtccgAGGTGACGGGTCAGACTAAAAGCAGTTCCAGAGCCCcagatgacagaaataaaaatgaggaagaCTATGTTGCCCGGACTGGTGTTACTGGGGCCCACACCCTGGAGGCCCACTTGGTCTATTCCAAGGTACTGcagaggagaattcggccgatagtcgaaccttGGATTCAGGAGGATCAccctggtcgtggaacactggaccagctctacaccctccgcagggtgctctAG
- the LOC121617641 gene encoding putative olfactory receptor 52P1 yields MENQTDILLLEGLKVTPQSSIPAFILLLLIYIFIMVSNIGLVVLIFTEKSLHQPMYLLFCNMSINDAFGATAIIPRLLSDVFVPSTDRYIHYIDCVIQAFCAHIHASASHTVLIIMAFDRYVAICNPLHYATIMTNRMVVTLSVLAWMVSLLMVLILVGLSVRLSRCRWIIFNPFCDNASLFKLSCESVLINNIYGLSYTVVLLGSSIGSVALTYLRIAAACVLSKKKALNSRALQTCATHLAVYIILFVSGAIIIILHRFPHLSDHRKLASILFHVVPPAMNAVIYGVQIKAVRQKIFIMFTRNTMNVTRVK; encoded by the coding sequence ATGGAGAACCAGACAGATATTCTGCTTCTGGAGGGATTAAAGGTCACCCCCCAATCCTCCATTCCTgctttcatcctcctcctcctcatctacATCTTCATCATGGTGTCCAACATCGGCCTCGTAGTCCTGATCTTCACAGAGAAGAGCCTGCACCAGCCCATGTATCTGCTTTTCTGCAACATGAGTATTAACGATGCTTTTGGGGCCACAGCCATCATTCCCCGTTTGCTGAGTGACGTTTTTGTTCCGAGCACAGACCGTTACATTCATTACATCGACTGTGTCATTCAGGCTttttgtgcacacattcatgccaGCGCCTCTCACACTGTGCTCATTATCATGGCTTTTGATCGATATGTGGCCATCTGCAACCCCCTGCATTATGCCACCATCATGACCAACAGGATGGTGGTGACGCTGTCGGTGTTGGCTTGGATGGTCTCTTTATTGATGGTGCTGATCCTCGTGGGCCTCAGCGTCCGCCTGTCGCGCTGCAGGTGGATTATATTCAACCCCTTCTGCGACAATGCCTCCCTGTTCAAGCTGTCCTGTGAAAGCGTCCTCATTAATAACATCTACGGCCTCAGCTACACGGTGGTCCTGCTGGGCTCCTCCATCGGCAGCGTAGCTCTCACCTACCTGAGAATTGCCGCAGCGTGTGTGCTCAGTAAAAAAAAGGCTCTGAACAGCCGGGCGCTGCAGACCTGCGCCACCCACCTGGCTGTGTACATCATCCTGTTTGTGTCAGgcgccatcatcatcatcctccatcGTTTCCCTCACTTATCAGATCACAGGAAGCTGGCATCCATCTTGTTCCACGTGGTCCCTCCTGCCATGAACGCTGTGATCTACGGAGTGCAAATCAAAGCGGTCAGACAAAAGattttcatcatgtttacaAGGAATACAATGAATGTGACAAGAGTGAAATGA
- the LOC121616792 gene encoding olfactory receptor 5B17-like, with amino-acid sequence MENETVNIDVLQLEGLKVSPESSIPVFILFLLIYIFIMVSNIGLVVLIFTEKSLHQPMYLLFCNMSINDVLGATTVIPRLLSDVFVPGTNRSILYIDCVIQAFCSHLYGGTSHTVLMIMAVDRYVAICNPLRYATIMTKRMVVKLSVSAWAVTFVLVAIAVGLSVRLSRCRRVVFNPFCDNPSLFKLSCENLIINHIYGLITAMGMLFVSLCSVMLTYMRIAMVCLSSKNKALNSKALQTCATHLAVYIILLVSGSILIIFHRFPHLSDKRKLASILVHVVPPAMNTVIYGVQIKAVREIVNKC; translated from the exons atGGAGAATGAAACAGTCAATATTGATGTTCTACAGCTGGAGGGCTTAAAGGTCAGCCCAGAGTCCTCCATTCctgtcttcatcctcttcctcctcatctacATCTTCATCATGGTGTCCAACATTGGCCTCGTAGTCCTGATCTTCACCGAGAAGAGCCTCCACCAGCCCATGTATCTGCTCTTCTGCAACATGAGCATTAATGATGTTTTGGGGGCCACAACTGTCATTCCTCGTTTGCTGAGTGACGTTTTTGTTCCGGGCACTAACCGGTCCATCCTTTACATCGACTGTGTCATTCAGGCCTTTTGTTCTCACCTTTACGGAGGCACCTCACACACTGTGCTCATGATCATGGCTGTTGATCGATATGTGGCCATCTGCAACCCTCTGCGATATGCCACCATCATGACTAAGAGGATGGTGGTGAAGCTGTCGGTGTCGGCCTGGGCAGTGACCTTTGTCTTGGTTGCCATCGCTGTAGGCCTCAGCGTGCGCCTGTCCCGCTGCAGGCGGGTTGTCTTCAACCCGTTCTGCGACAACCCCTCCTTATTCAagctgtcctgtgaaaaccttATTATCAACCACATCTACGGATTGATCACTGCAATGGGGATGCTGTTCGTGTCCCTGTGCAGCGTAATGCTCACCTACATGAGGATCGCCATGGTGTGTTTAAGCAGTAAAAACAAGGCTCTGAACAGCAAAGCGCTGCAGACCTGCGCCACCCACCTGGCTGTGTACATCATCCTGCTTGTGTCAGGCAGCATCCTCATCATCTTCCATCGTTTCCCTCACTTATCAGACAAAAGAAAGCTGGCATCCATCTTGGTCCACGTGGTCCCTCCTGCCATGAACACTGTTATATATGGAGTGCAAATCAAAGCGGTCAGAGAAA ttgtaaataaatgttga